In the Malaya genurostris strain Urasoe2022 chromosome 1, Malgen_1.1, whole genome shotgun sequence genome, one interval contains:
- the LOC131440161 gene encoding ornithine decarboxylase 1-like: MDLLSVLKCRLEIVDDSVSSKDLVDRIVARGPREEPLHLVELDTVVKRHYDWLRHLPRVHPFYAIKSNDDETIVDTLLLLGCGFDCASKAECNRILELGVNRERIIFAQPSKTIESLLYAKEKGLRTVFDSDYELRNIHQYYPDAEVLIRYRFDSKQSIVNLGVKFGCDPDKEASELLVLAKKLGINVVGWAFNTGAGCSDPEIFYDAIKMGRSITDYATSLGFSFKYLDIGGGFHGNKDVNIQFYAVHINRALDEFFPEDQRWTIISEPGRYYSSAPVTSVIPVHGKRVFRSAENLNQIEKVFYYFNDGIYGTFYSAKYRNIPVEPIIWKKRSECGPVLRTFFFGPTCDGNDVFASNIPLPELNLSDYVVFENQGAYTRVHACRFNGFCFPKPVVFISKSGWKLLEAVTSVANPNPLVLESKHLQRNSKLEKLEFETRS, encoded by the exons ATGGATCTGCTTAGTGTTCTGAAGTGTCGTTTGGAGATCGTAGACGATTCGGTATCCTCCAAAGATTTGGTGGATCGAATCGTAGCGCGGGGACCACGGGAGGAACCACTGCATTTAGTTGAGCTGGACACGGTCGTAAAGCGGCACTACGACTGGCTGCGGCATCTACCGAGGGTACACCCATTCTATGCCATCAAAAGTAACGACGACGAAACGATTGTGGACACTTTACTTCTATTGGGATGTGGTTTTGATTGTGCATCGAAAGCCGAGTGTAATCGAATTCTGGAGCTCGGAGTGAACCGCGAACGAATAATATTTGCTCAACCATCAAAAACCATCGAATCGTTGCTGTATGCCAAGGAAAAAGGACTGCGAACCGTGTTCGACAGTGACTATGAACTTCGGAATATCCATCAATACTATCCGGATGCCGA GGTTTTGATTCGTTATCGTTTCGATTCAAAACAGTCAATCGTTAACCTCGGGGTAAAGTTTGGATGCGATCCAGACAAAGAAGCTAGCGAACTTTTAGTTCTAGCTAAAAAACTCGGAATAAATGTGGTCGGTTGGGCTTTTAATACTGGGGCGGGTTGTTCGGATCCGGAAATTTTCTACGATGCCATCAAAATGGGTCGAAGCATCACGGATTACGCGACATCACTGggattttcattcaaatatttGGATATAGGAGGAGGATTTCACGGAAATAAAGATGTCAATATCCAGTTTTATGCAGTGCATATCAACAGAGCGTTGGATGAGTTCTTTCCGGAAGATCAAAGATGGACAATCATTTCCGAACCGGGTCGCTACTATTCCTCTGCACCGGTAACATCAGTGATACCAGTACATGGAAAACGAGTTTTTCGTAGTGCCGAGAATCTCAATCAAATCGAGAAAGTGTTTTACTACTTCAACGATGGAATTTATGGAACGTTCTACAGTGCCAAGTATCGGAATATTCCGGTTGAGCCAATAATTTGGAAAAAACGTAGTGAATGTGGACCTGTGCTTAGAACTTTCTTTTTCGGACCCACTTGTGACGGAAATGATGTGTTTGCATCGAACATTCCTTTGCCGGAGCTGAACTTATCGGATTATGTTGTGTTTGAAAATCAAGGAGCATACACGAGGGTTCACGCATGTAGATTCAATGGTTTCTGTTTTCCAAAACCAGTCGTCTTCATTAGCAAGAGTGGCTG GAAACTTCTAGAAGCAGTTACTTCGGTAGCCAATCCGAATCCGTTGGTGTTGGAATCAAAGCACTTGCAAAGAAACAGTAAACTAGAAAAATTAGAGTTTGAAACACGATCataa